One window of Catharus ustulatus isolate bCatUst1 chromosome 3, bCatUst1.pri.v2, whole genome shotgun sequence genomic DNA carries:
- the COL10A1 gene encoding collagen alpha-1(X) chain has protein sequence MSKNGFSPCKVILNRFGNMHLQISLLLLFCLNIVHGGDGYFSERYQKQSSIKGPHFLPYNVKSQGVQVRGEQGPPGPPGPAGPRGQPGPAGKPGFGSPGPQGPPGPPGPPGFSAVGKPGAPGLPGKPGARGLNGEKGEPGPVGLPGARGPQGPPGTPGPAGLTVPGKPGPQGPPGAQGPRGPPGEKGEPGIPGINGQKGENGFGIPGRPGGRGLPGPQGPRGPPGPAGIGKPGENGLPGQPGLKGDRGFPGAPGAVGLPGPQGLPGEPGEAGIGKPGPMGPPGAAGIPGAKGHPGPAGLPGSPGLPGFGKPGLPGMKGHRGPEGPPGLPGPKGDQGPAGVPGEPGPIGPPGNMGPHGLKGLPGENGLPGPKGDMGPAGHPGFPGAKGERGLPGLEGKPGYPGEQGLAGPKGHPGLPGPKGDTGPAGLPGLPGPMGPQGAKGVPGTNGEPGPRGPSGIPGIRGPIGPPGLPGAPGAKGEPGAPGLPGPAGISTKGLSGPMGPPGPPGPKGSNGEPGMPGPPGPPGPPGQAVIPEGYVKAGESRELSGISFIKGGVNQALTGMPVSAFSVILSKAYPAATVPIKFDKILYNRQQHYDPRTGIFTCRTPGLYYFSYHVHAKGTNVWVALYKNGSPVMYTYDEYKKGYLDQASGSAVIDLMENDQVWLQLPNSESNGLYSSDYVHSSFSGFLFAHI, from the exons AACAGATTTGGAAACATGCATTTACAAATATCtttactgctgctgttttgtcTGAACATTGTCCATGGTGGTGATGGCTATTTTTCTGAGCGATATCAGAAACAATCCAGCATCAAGGGACCACATTTTCTACCATACAATGTAAAGAGTCAAG GTGTGCAGGTCAGGGGGGAACAAGGACCCCCTGGtcccccaggccctgctggaCCAAGAGGACAACCAGGTCCCGCAGGAAAGCCAGGGTTTGGAAGTCCGGGTCCCCAAGGCCCCCCTGGTCCCCCAGGGCCACCTGGGTTCTCTGCGGTTGGAAAGCCAGGAGCGCCAGGTCTGCCAGGAAAGCCGGGAGCAAGAGGACTAAATGGTGAGAAAGGAGAACCTGGACCTGTCGGACTTCCAGGAGCAAGAGGGCCACAGGGGCCCCCCGGCACCCCCGGCCCTGCAGGACTGACAGTCCCTGGCAAGCCAGGACCACAAGGCCCTCCAGGAGCTCAGGGGCCAAGGGGACCCCCAGGCGAGAAGGGAGAGCCAGGTATCCCAGGTATAAATGgacaaaagggagaaaatggatTTGGAATCCCAGGCCGCCCAGGTGGCAGGGGTCTTCCAGGCCCACAGGGACCCCGGGGCccccctggtcctgctgggatAGGGAAGCCTGGTGAAAACGGCCTGCCAGGTCAGCCAGGTCTGAAAGGTGACCGAGGTTTTCCAGGTGCACCTGGAGCAGTTGGTCTTCCAGGTCCCCAGGGTCTCCCAGGTGAACCTGGAGAAGCTGGTATTGGCAAACCTGGGCCAATGGGaccaccaggagcagcaggtaTCCCTGGAGCCAAGGGACATCCTGGACCTGCAGGGTTGCCCGGATCCCCAGGACTCCCAGGTTTTGGAAAGCCAGGATTGCCAGGGATGAAGGGACACAGAGGACCTGAAGGTCCTCCTGGCCTTCCAGGACCTAAAGGAGACCAAGGTCCAGCTGGTGTGCCAGGAGAACCAGGGCCGATCGGGCCACCAGGAAACATGGGCCCTCACGGACTCAAAGGTTTGCCTGGTGAGAACGGCCTGCCTGGGCCCAAAGGCGACATGGGCCCTGCAGGCCACCCAGGATTCCCAGGGGCCAAGGGGGAACGAGGTCTACCAGGATTAGAGGGAAAACCGGGATACCCAGGTGAGCAGGGTCTTGCTGGTCCTAAGGGGCACCCAGGTCTCCCAGGTCCAAAAGGTGATACAGGCCCTGCTGGGCTACCTGGGCTGCCCGGTCCAATGGGTCCACAAGGAGCCAAGGGAGTGCCAGGGACCAACGGCGAGCCAGGCCCTAGAGGGCCTTCAGGAATACCTGGGATCAGAGGCCCCATTGGTCCCCCTGGCCTGCCAGGAGCCCCGGGTGCAAAGGGTGAGCCAGGAGCACCAGGACTGCCAGGCCCAGCAGGTATTTCCACAAAAGGCTTAAGTGGACCCATGGGACCACCTGGGCCTCCTGGGCCTAAAGGGAGCAACGGTGAGCCTGGCATGCCTGGCCCCCCAGGTCCTCCTGGTCCCCCTGGCCAAGCTGTGATCCCTGAAGGCTATGTTAAAGCGGGAGAATCTCGGGAACTATCAGGGATATCTTTCATAAAAGGAGGAGTAAACCAAGCTCTGACAGGGATGCCAGTGTCTGCTTTCAGTGTCATCCTCTCAAAAGCCTACCCTGCAGCAACAGTTCCCATCAAATTTGATAAAATCTTGTACAATAGGCAGCAACACTATGACCCCAGAACAGGAATCTTTACCTGCAGGACACCTGGACTGTACTATTTCTCCTACCATGTGCATGCAAAAGGAACAAATGTTTGGGTTGCACTCTACAAAAATGGTTCCCCAGTTATGTACACCTATGATGAATACAAGAAAGGATATCTTGACCAGGcttctggcagtgctgtcaTCGATCTCATGGAGAATGACCAAGTATGGCTCCAACTGCCCAATTCAGAATCTAATGGTCTCTATTCCTCTGACTATGTTCACTCTTCTTTCTCAGGTTTCCTCTTCGCTCACATCTAA